From one Chloroflexota bacterium genomic stretch:
- a CDS encoding sugar ABC transporter permease, whose translation MPNRRQLREWLTAYALLLPSFAGLALFVLWPLIDSGYLSLTDWDFFDEPKFIGLKNYQKMLDDDVLHHVIANTAIYTLAVVLITLVLALGLAVLLNRPMRLRTLARTVFFLPVVTTLVAISGLWLFIYTPDFGLMTYLLRLAGQSGQAWMNQPSTALWAIILMMIWQGLGYDIIILLGGLGNIREDLYEAAALDGASRWTLFRHITLPLLSPTLVFLIIVSTIQAFRVFDPVYVMSGGLGGPANSTATLVFYLYKQAFANLDGGYASAIAYLIVGIALALTIIQLNISKRWVTYQ comes from the coding sequence ATGCCCAACCGCCGCCAACTGCGCGAATGGCTGACCGCCTATGCGCTCCTGCTGCCGTCGTTCGCCGGCCTGGCCCTCTTCGTGCTATGGCCGCTGATCGATTCCGGCTACCTCTCGCTGACCGACTGGGACTTCTTCGATGAGCCGAAGTTCATCGGGCTCAAGAACTACCAGAAGATGCTCGATGACGACGTGCTACACCACGTCATCGCCAACACGGCGATTTACACGCTGGCGGTCGTCCTCATCACGCTCGTCCTGGCGCTGGGGCTGGCGGTGTTGCTCAACCGCCCGATGCGCCTGCGCACGCTGGCGCGCACCGTGTTCTTCCTGCCGGTCGTCACAACGCTGGTCGCGATCTCCGGCCTCTGGCTGTTCATCTACACGCCCGACTTCGGGCTGATGACCTACCTGCTGCGGCTGGCCGGCCAGTCCGGGCAGGCCTGGATGAACCAGCCGAGCACGGCGCTGTGGGCGATCATCCTGATGATGATCTGGCAGGGGCTCGGCTACGACATCATCATCCTGCTCGGCGGGCTCGGCAATATCCGCGAGGACCTGTACGAGGCGGCCGCGCTCGACGGCGCGTCGCGCTGGACGCTGTTCCGGCACATCACGCTGCCGCTGCTGTCGCCAACGCTCGTCTTCTTAATCATCGTCTCGACGATCCAGGCGTTCCGCGTCTTCGATCCGGTGTATGTCATGTCGGGCGGGCTGGGCGGCCCGGCCAACAGTACGGCGACGCTCGTGTTCTATCTCTACAAGCAGGCGTTCGCCAACCTGGACGGCGGCTACGCCTCGGCCATCGCGTACCTGATCGTCGGCATCGCGCTGGCGCTGACGATCATTCAACTGAACATCTCGAAGCGCTGGGTGACCTACCAATGA
- the metA gene encoding homoserine O-succinyltransferase, whose protein sequence is MPVRIPDSLPARAVLEGENIFVMGEQRASHQDIRPLQVAILNLMPTKVATETQLLRLLGNSPLQVEATLLHMDSHESRNTPREHLLEHYVTFAEVKDQKFDGLIITGAPVEQLPFGEVDYWPELRDVMDWSQTNVFSTFHICWGAQAGLYHRYGIPKYSLAAKMFGVFPHKVLSRNEKLLRGFDDEFFAPHSRHTEIRREDIDRVPDLAILAESSEAGVYIVASKDRRNIYITGHSEYDPLTLKAEYDRDVSRGLPINVPRNYYPDDDPARPPSVHWRGHAHLLYANWLNYHVYQTTPYDVAQIPQGDPIVDSD, encoded by the coding sequence ATGCCGGTTAGAATTCCCGATTCGCTGCCCGCGCGCGCTGTGCTGGAAGGCGAGAACATCTTCGTCATGGGCGAACAGCGCGCCTCGCACCAGGATATCCGCCCGCTGCAGGTGGCGATCCTGAACCTGATGCCGACCAAAGTGGCAACCGAGACGCAGTTGCTGCGCCTGCTCGGCAATTCGCCGCTGCAGGTCGAGGCGACGCTGCTGCACATGGACTCGCACGAGTCCCGAAACACGCCGCGCGAGCACCTGCTCGAGCACTACGTCACCTTCGCGGAGGTTAAGGACCAGAAGTTCGACGGCCTGATCATCACGGGCGCGCCGGTGGAGCAGCTGCCGTTCGGGGAGGTCGATTACTGGCCGGAACTGCGCGACGTGATGGACTGGTCGCAGACGAACGTCTTCTCGACGTTCCACATCTGCTGGGGCGCGCAGGCCGGGCTGTACCACCGCTACGGCATCCCGAAGTACTCGCTGGCCGCGAAGATGTTCGGCGTCTTCCCGCACAAGGTGCTGAGCCGCAATGAGAAGCTGCTGCGCGGCTTCGACGACGAGTTCTTCGCGCCGCACTCGCGCCACACCGAGATCCGCCGCGAGGACATCGACCGCGTGCCGGATCTGGCGATCCTGGCGGAGTCGAGCGAGGCGGGCGTGTACATTGTCGCGTCGAAGGACCGGCGCAACATCTATATCACAGGTCACTCGGAGTACGATCCGCTGACGCTCAAAGCGGAGTACGATCGCGATGTGTCCCGTGGCCTGCCGATCAACGTGCCGCGCAACTACTATCCCGACGACGACCCCGCGCGGCCGCCGAGCGTGCACTGGCGCGGGCACGCCCACCTGCTGTACGCCAACTGGCTGAACTATCACGTGTACCAGACGACGCCGTACGACGTGGCGCAGATCCCGCAGGGCGATCCGATTGTGGATAGCGACTGA
- a CDS encoding serine hydrolase codes for MRRKFTLFVVYAVSPLLVLLMLPGLLGAAGAPAAPRTPEAPAVAGVDDRENSTPTGWSVYSGQTVANIVAYYGSNNVRIVDLDVETTTAPIKFTVTYVANTGAYSKAWWWYVDVDAATLSSHLSANNARLTVLKAWDSGGGVIHFAAVMVSNTGADAKAWWWYYNQSIANVTAAWQANSARLVQVHAYTVGAQTYYAVVMISNTGADASGWWWYVGQSVGNLSSFINSNNARLIDLDRNPDGSYNAIMTSCGTDCPLWWWYVGSTAQQLLDNYAQNGSRIIDAMSYDGCGGRCYSYVMINNANAVTTRVGQLLRNGTDGVKGLYLKEVNGPVLANLEDAKQFEPASAIKAVLHVYAMRQVQNGAASLSGSVNRYQPPLSGSCPGNTVNGTETLSVALGEMMRHSDNTRTREISDTFGVNNIIGYAQSFGMNSTSINHVIGCGGPIPNQTTLDDLGTLYEKVANGTLLTPTNRTTFFSLMAGKAEYQLEGYDWTGLWTTDIPKIINQEAPPGMPGVLTQTFMSRMDLAYKAGNYKICGATCATYVDHIAIAGWAQIPFCTGPASSKQYVFGLFINNATSDTNSGNTFNATKAELLREQIRDGLASCYQRAFLPIIRR; via the coding sequence ATGCGCCGCAAATTCACGCTCTTCGTCGTGTATGCCGTTTCGCCATTGCTGGTGTTGCTGATGCTGCCCGGTTTGCTCGGCGCCGCCGGCGCGCCTGCCGCACCCCGAACGCCCGAAGCGCCCGCCGTGGCGGGCGTCGACGACCGGGAGAACAGCACCCCCACCGGCTGGTCGGTCTACTCCGGCCAGACCGTCGCCAACATCGTTGCGTACTACGGCTCCAACAACGTGCGCATCGTCGATCTCGATGTAGAGACGACAACCGCGCCGATCAAATTCACCGTCACCTATGTCGCCAACACCGGTGCATACAGCAAGGCATGGTGGTGGTATGTGGACGTTGACGCGGCGACGCTCAGCAGCCACCTGTCGGCAAACAATGCGCGCCTGACGGTGCTCAAAGCGTGGGACAGCGGCGGTGGCGTGATCCACTTTGCCGCCGTGATGGTCAGCAACACCGGCGCCGACGCCAAGGCCTGGTGGTGGTACTACAACCAGTCGATCGCCAATGTGACCGCCGCATGGCAGGCCAACAGCGCTCGGCTGGTACAGGTGCATGCCTACACGGTCGGAGCGCAGACGTACTACGCCGTCGTGATGATCAGCAACACGGGCGCCGACGCCAGCGGCTGGTGGTGGTACGTCGGCCAGTCGGTGGGAAACCTCAGCAGCTTCATCAACAGTAACAACGCGCGGTTGATCGACCTCGACCGCAACCCCGACGGCAGTTACAACGCGATCATGACATCATGCGGGACGGACTGCCCGCTGTGGTGGTGGTACGTCGGTTCCACGGCCCAGCAGTTGCTGGACAACTACGCCCAAAACGGCTCACGCATCATCGACGCCATGTCATACGACGGGTGCGGAGGGCGCTGCTACTCATATGTGATGATCAACAACGCCAACGCCGTCACGACGCGCGTCGGCCAGTTGCTGCGCAACGGCACGGACGGCGTCAAGGGACTGTATCTCAAAGAAGTCAATGGCCCGGTGCTGGCCAACCTCGAAGACGCCAAACAATTCGAGCCGGCCAGCGCCATCAAGGCCGTGCTGCATGTGTACGCCATGCGCCAGGTCCAGAACGGCGCGGCCAGCCTGTCGGGCTCAGTCAATCGTTATCAGCCGCCGCTCAGCGGCTCCTGCCCCGGCAACACCGTGAACGGCACGGAGACGTTGTCCGTCGCGCTCGGCGAGATGATGCGCCATTCCGACAACACGCGCACCCGCGAAATCAGCGATACCTTCGGCGTGAACAACATCATCGGCTACGCGCAGTCATTTGGCATGAACAGCACGTCCATCAACCATGTCATCGGCTGCGGCGGGCCGATCCCCAACCAGACCACGCTGGATGACCTCGGCACGCTGTACGAAAAGGTAGCGAACGGCACGCTCCTGACGCCGACGAACCGCACCACATTCTTCAGCCTCATGGCGGGCAAGGCCGAGTACCAATTAGAGGGCTATGACTGGACCGGGCTGTGGACGACGGACATCCCGAAGATCATCAACCAGGAAGCGCCGCCCGGTATGCCCGGTGTGCTGACACAGACGTTCATGAGCAGAATGGATCTGGCGTACAAGGCCGGGAACTACAAGATCTGCGGCGCCACGTGCGCGACATACGTCGATCACATCGCGATCGCCGGCTGGGCGCAGATCCCGTTCTGCACCGGGCCGGCATCGTCGAAGCAATACGTCTTCGGTCTGTTCATCAACAACGCGACCAGCGACACCAACTCCGGCAACACATTCAACGCCACGAAAGCCGAGTTGCTGCGCGAGCAGATCCGCGACGGACTGGCGTCGTGTTACCAAAGGGCGTTCCTGCCAATCATCCGGCGGTAG
- a CDS encoding carbohydrate ABC transporter permease, with amino-acid sequence MNAGARSPLWERAVVYVIVFGAAFIVVLPYVWMVLAAFKTPEEIHHYPPAILPAEWRWQNFIDAWGKAPFGTFFVNSVIVTGAIVIIQVTTSTLAAYAFARFQFPLKNALFLCYLLILMVPSQVTLIPNYVTIRVLGLLEKQDQLKAYAALILPFLASGFGTFLIRQQFMTIPHDLIEAAIIDGAGTLRILRSIMVPLSRASIATFALLAAMWHWNDFFWPLIVTNQLSTRTMPLGLAVFTQGEAGTEWHLLMAAAIFTALPIVVLFLIAQKQFVQGIANVGVKG; translated from the coding sequence ATGAACGCCGGAGCCCGCTCACCGCTGTGGGAACGCGCCGTCGTGTACGTCATCGTCTTCGGCGCGGCATTCATCGTCGTGCTGCCGTACGTCTGGATGGTGCTGGCGGCGTTCAAGACGCCGGAGGAGATCCACCACTACCCGCCGGCGATCCTGCCCGCCGAATGGCGCTGGCAGAACTTCATCGACGCGTGGGGCAAGGCGCCGTTCGGCACCTTCTTCGTGAATAGCGTGATCGTGACCGGCGCGATCGTGATCATCCAGGTGACGACCAGCACGCTGGCCGCGTACGCCTTCGCGCGCTTCCAGTTCCCGCTGAAGAATGCGCTGTTCCTCTGCTATCTGCTGATCCTGATGGTGCCGTCGCAGGTGACGCTGATCCCGAACTATGTAACGATCCGCGTGCTCGGCCTGCTGGAGAAGCAGGACCAGTTGAAAGCGTACGCCGCGCTGATCCTGCCGTTCCTGGCCAGCGGCTTCGGCACGTTCCTGATCCGCCAGCAGTTCATGACGATCCCGCACGATCTGATCGAAGCGGCGATCATCGACGGCGCCGGCACGCTGCGCATCCTGCGCTCGATCATGGTGCCGCTCTCGCGCGCGTCGATCGCGACGTTCGCGCTGCTGGCCGCGATGTGGCACTGGAACGACTTCTTCTGGCCGCTGATCGTGACCAACCAGCTATCGACGCGCACGATGCCGCTGGGCCTGGCGGTCTTCACGCAGGGCGAGGCGGGCACCGAGTGGCATCTGCTGATGGCGGCGGCGATCTTCACGGCGCTGCCGATCGTGGTGCTGTTCCTGATCGCGCAGAAACAGTTCGTGCAGGGCATCGCGAACGTGGGCGTGAAGGGGTAG
- a CDS encoding restriction endonuclease: MPAPLTSNTLFYGDNLPILRDHIADASVDLIYLDPPFNSNRSYNVLFKDESGHEAESQIEAFADTWHWNDETEHVFNELVTSAGGNVGTLIGALRQAIGANQMMAYLVMMAARLIELHRVLKPGGAIYLHCDPTASHYLKIVMDAIFGPVFFQSEIIWKRYGAHNDSKGFGAVHDVILYFAKGQPRVFNKQYQEYDTSYIEERFRFADPDGRRWSEQNLASPNPRPNLTYTFKASNGITYQPPPNGWKYTRERMEQLDKEGRLHYPGKVSGRLRLKNYLEELPGVPVQDVWTDIPLIGGTSPERLGYPTQKPLDLLERIIKTSSDEGDVVLDPFCGCGTAVAAAQKLNRRWIGIDITHLSIALMKYRLKDSYQLEERKDYAVIGEPEDVEDARQLAHDDRYQFQWWALSLVNARPLGGAAGAKSGKKGSDKGVDGMLTFIEEAGKPRQILVQVKSGKVKSGDVRDLVGTVDREGAAIGLFVTLESPTRDMLSEASGAGIYKSAAWGEFPRIQVLTVEQLLHGQAFRTPPPYGTFRQAQRADNQPGNQSRLDI, translated from the coding sequence ATGCCCGCACCGCTCACCAGCAACACGCTGTTCTACGGCGACAACTTGCCGATTCTGCGCGATCACATCGCCGATGCCAGCGTTGACCTGATCTATCTCGATCCGCCGTTCAACTCCAATCGCTCGTACAACGTCCTGTTCAAGGACGAGAGCGGACACGAAGCCGAGTCTCAGATCGAGGCCTTTGCCGACACCTGGCACTGGAACGACGAGACTGAGCACGTCTTCAACGAACTGGTCACCAGTGCCGGCGGCAACGTCGGAACGCTGATTGGCGCGCTTCGCCAGGCAATCGGTGCCAACCAGATGATGGCCTACCTCGTCATGATGGCCGCGCGCCTCATTGAACTTCACCGAGTACTCAAGCCTGGTGGGGCCATCTATTTGCACTGTGACCCAACCGCAAGCCACTATCTGAAGATCGTGATGGATGCGATCTTTGGCCCTGTCTTTTTCCAGTCTGAAATCATCTGGAAGCGATACGGCGCACATAATGACTCCAAAGGCTTCGGAGCAGTCCACGACGTCATTCTGTATTTTGCGAAAGGCCAGCCGCGCGTATTCAACAAACAGTATCAAGAGTATGACACTTCCTATATTGAGGAGAGATTCCGATTTGCAGATCCCGACGGCAGGCGTTGGTCCGAGCAAAACCTTGCTAGCCCAAATCCTAGACCAAATCTGACGTATACATTTAAGGCATCCAATGGCATAACATACCAGCCGCCTCCAAATGGCTGGAAGTATACGCGAGAACGAATGGAGCAACTCGACAAGGAAGGTCGGCTACATTATCCCGGCAAGGTCAGTGGGCGACTTAGGCTAAAGAATTACTTGGAAGAGTTACCAGGGGTGCCGGTTCAAGATGTATGGACTGATATTCCGTTGATTGGCGGGACTAGCCCCGAGCGATTGGGATACCCAACACAAAAACCGTTAGATTTGCTTGAACGCATCATCAAGACAAGTAGTGACGAAGGCGACGTCGTGCTCGACCCGTTCTGCGGTTGCGGAACGGCAGTCGCCGCCGCGCAGAAGCTCAACCGGCGCTGGATCGGCATTGATATCACACACTTGTCGATCGCGTTAATGAAGTACCGACTTAAAGACAGCTACCAACTAGAGGAGCGCAAGGACTACGCCGTGATCGGCGAGCCCGAAGATGTCGAGGACGCCCGCCAACTGGCGCACGACGACCGCTATCAGTTCCAGTGGTGGGCGCTCTCGCTGGTCAACGCCCGCCCACTCGGCGGCGCGGCCGGCGCGAAGTCCGGGAAGAAGGGCAGCGACAAGGGCGTAGACGGCATGCTGACGTTCATCGAGGAAGCCGGCAAGCCGCGGCAGATACTCGTGCAGGTCAAAAGCGGCAAGGTGAAGAGCGGCGACGTGCGCGACCTGGTCGGCACCGTCGACCGCGAGGGCGCCGCGATCGGGTTATTCGTCACGCTCGAATCGCCGACGCGCGACATGCTCAGCGAAGCCTCCGGCGCCGGTATCTACAAGTCGGCCGCCTGGGGCGAGTTCCCGCGCATCCAGGTGCTCACGGTCGAGCAGTTGCTGCATGGCCAGGCGTTCCGCACTCCCCCTCCCTACGGTACGTTCCGGCAGGCGCAGCGCGCGGACAATCAGCCGGGCAACCAGTCGCGCCTCGACATCTGA
- a CDS encoding ABC transporter substrate-binding protein — translation MNQKMLLTALLMLGLLIAACGPSATPAPTTAPAAPTAAPTKPAAAATTAPVAPTVAPAAAVTLDIWYPLPTEGVLKDAMDALVKKYNDSHPNAKVNMVLTGNYGDNYTKILAAASATALPDAAMVELLQIPILASKNQLVALDDLSKDADFKFADMAPALMGNSYYNSKLYAIPWQRSTTMMFYNRDAFKAAGLDPAKPPLTWDEAKTMAPKLLVKSGDAVTMWPVMGTLAGDWFFENQLLAYGGALLSADGKTATYNSDAALKGLAVWNDMAKKDKTLSIRGGAEFGAVTSDFIAGKSAMIIHSIFSRAAIENGAKFDWGVAAVPGGPAGPVLDAGGGNFVIFAKTDPARQKAAWAFIKWMTSPENTAFYAIKSGYLPVRTSALDDAQMKEYFAKSPKAKDAIDLAFKYGKARAINANFEKAINQFLNPALQAILLGTDDPKTALDAAVKKSNEELAK, via the coding sequence ATGAACCAAAAGATGCTGTTGACGGCCCTGCTTATGCTCGGCCTGCTGATTGCGGCCTGCGGCCCGTCGGCCACGCCAGCCCCGACGACCGCCCCGGCCGCGCCCACCGCTGCGCCGACCAAGCCGGCCGCCGCCGCGACAACGGCCCCCGTCGCCCCGACGGTCGCCCCCGCGGCCGCCGTCACGCTCGACATCTGGTACCCGCTGCCGACCGAAGGCGTCCTGAAGGATGCGATGGACGCGCTGGTCAAGAAGTACAACGACTCGCACCCGAACGCCAAAGTCAACATGGTGCTGACCGGCAACTACGGCGACAACTACACCAAGATCCTGGCGGCCGCCTCGGCCACCGCCCTGCCGGACGCCGCGATGGTCGAGCTGCTGCAGATCCCGATCCTCGCGTCGAAGAATCAGCTCGTCGCGCTGGACGACCTGTCGAAGGACGCCGACTTCAAGTTTGCCGACATGGCCCCGGCGCTGATGGGCAACTCGTACTACAACAGCAAGCTGTACGCGATCCCGTGGCAGCGCAGCACGACGATGATGTTCTACAACCGCGACGCCTTCAAGGCCGCCGGCCTCGATCCGGCCAAGCCGCCCCTCACCTGGGACGAGGCGAAGACGATGGCGCCCAAGCTGCTGGTCAAGAGCGGCGACGCCGTGACGATGTGGCCGGTGATGGGCACGCTGGCCGGCGACTGGTTCTTCGAGAACCAACTGCTGGCGTACGGCGGCGCGCTGCTGAGCGCCGACGGCAAGACCGCCACGTACAACAGCGACGCCGCGCTCAAGGGCCTCGCCGTCTGGAACGACATGGCCAAGAAGGACAAGACGCTGTCGATCCGCGGCGGCGCGGAGTTCGGCGCGGTGACGAGCGACTTCATCGCCGGCAAGTCGGCGATGATCATCCACTCGATCTTCTCGCGCGCGGCAATCGAGAACGGCGCGAAGTTCGACTGGGGCGTCGCGGCGGTACCGGGCGGCCCGGCCGGCCCGGTGCTGGACGCCGGCGGCGGCAACTTCGTCATCTTTGCCAAGACCGACCCGGCCAGGCAGAAGGCGGCCTGGGCGTTCATCAAGTGGATGACAAGCCCGGAGAACACGGCGTTCTACGCGATCAAGTCCGGCTACCTGCCGGTGCGCACGAGCGCACTCGACGACGCGCAGATGAAGGAGTACTTCGCCAAAAGCCCGAAGGCGAAGGACGCGATTGACCTGGCCTTCAAGTACGGCAAGGCGCGCGCGATCAACGCGAACTTCGAGAAGGCGATCAACCAGTTCCTGAACCCGGCTCTGCAGGCGATCCTGCTCGGCACCGACGACCCGAAGACCGCGCTCGACGCAGCGGTCAAGAAGTCGAACGAAGAGCTGGCCAAGTAG
- a CDS encoding O-acetylhomoserine aminocarboxypropyltransferase/cysteine synthase, which translates to MSSDAPARKFGFSTRQLHAGQKADPATNSRAVPIYQTTSYVFNDTEHASRLFALQEFGNIYTRIMNPTSDVFEQRVADLEGGVGALAASSGHAAQTMAILTLCGAGDHIVSASTLYGGTYNQFAYTFPRLGIDVTMVDPRDPENFRKAVRPNTKIIYGETLGNPGINVFPFEAVAKIAREFAIPLMIDNTFATPYLCRPFEWGANIVVHSTTKFIGGHGTSIGGMIVDGGNFQWAGNPRFANFNTPDDSYHGLVYATLGAPAFILKARVQILRDIGACQSPFNSFLFLQGLETLSLRMDRHVQNAQRVAEFLEKHPKVSWVSYPGLKSSPDFVAAQKYLPKGPGAIMGFGVKGGLDAGRKFINSLKLFSHLANVGDSKSLAIHPASTTHSQLSEEQQVSAGVSPDFVRLSIGVEDIDDILWDLSQALG; encoded by the coding sequence ATGTCCAGTGACGCGCCCGCGCGCAAATTCGGCTTTAGCACCCGGCAACTGCATGCCGGGCAGAAGGCAGACCCCGCGACCAATTCCCGCGCGGTCCCGATCTACCAGACCACGTCCTATGTGTTCAACGATACCGAGCACGCCTCGCGCCTGTTCGCGCTGCAGGAGTTCGGCAACATCTACACGCGCATCATGAACCCGACGAGCGACGTGTTCGAGCAGCGCGTCGCCGACCTCGAAGGCGGCGTCGGCGCGCTGGCGGCTTCGTCGGGCCACGCCGCGCAGACCATGGCGATCCTGACGCTGTGCGGCGCCGGCGACCACATCGTCTCGGCTTCCACGCTGTACGGCGGCACGTACAACCAGTTCGCGTACACGTTCCCGCGCCTGGGCATCGACGTGACGATGGTCGATCCGCGCGACCCGGAGAACTTCCGCAAGGCGGTCCGCCCGAACACCAAGATCATCTATGGCGAGACGCTCGGCAATCCGGGCATCAACGTCTTTCCGTTCGAGGCGGTGGCCAAGATCGCGCGCGAGTTCGCGATTCCGCTGATGATCGACAACACATTCGCCACGCCGTACCTCTGCCGCCCGTTCGAGTGGGGCGCAAACATCGTGGTGCACTCGACGACGAAGTTCATCGGGGGCCACGGCACCTCGATCGGCGGCATGATCGTGGACGGCGGCAACTTCCAGTGGGCGGGCAACCCGCGCTTCGCGAACTTCAACACGCCCGATGACAGCTACCACGGGCTGGTGTACGCCACGCTCGGCGCGCCGGCGTTCATCCTGAAGGCGCGCGTGCAGATCCTGCGCGACATCGGCGCGTGCCAGTCGCCATTCAACTCGTTCCTGTTCCTGCAGGGGCTGGAGACGCTGAGCCTGCGCATGGACCGCCACGTGCAGAACGCGCAGCGCGTGGCCGAGTTCCTGGAGAAGCACCCGAAGGTCAGTTGGGTGAGCTACCCGGGACTGAAGAGCAGTCCGGACTTCGTCGCCGCGCAGAAGTACCTGCCCAAAGGCCCCGGCGCGATCATGGGCTTTGGCGTCAAGGGCGGGCTGGACGCCGGGCGCAAGTTCATCAACAGCCTGAAGCTGTTCAGCCACCTGGCGAACGTGGGCGACTCGAAGAGCCTGGCGATTCACCCGGCCAGCACGACCCACAGCCAGTTGAGCGAGGAGCAGCAGGTGAGCGCCGGCGTCTCGCCGGACTTCGTGCGCCTGAGCATCGGCGTCGAGGACATCGACGACATCCTGTGGGATCTGTCACAGGCGCTCGGCTAG
- a CDS encoding DUF488 domain-containing protein: protein MITSIVSIGYERRKVDELIEELLRKCVSELIDIRQAPVSRRPEYNKRRLGTKLAEAGIEYCHMVGAGNPYHKLKADRARCLSLYAKHLRQHPTVISALAKEVSGKTVAILCYERNNVDCHRSILLGQLAKQVRNINVIEVE, encoded by the coding sequence ATGATCACATCAATCGTCAGCATAGGATACGAACGGCGCAAAGTGGATGAGTTGATAGAAGAACTGCTACGAAAGTGCGTGTCGGAGCTCATCGATATCCGCCAAGCCCCAGTATCCAGGCGTCCGGAGTACAACAAACGACGTTTAGGGACAAAGCTTGCCGAGGCGGGCATCGAGTATTGTCACATGGTAGGCGCAGGCAATCCATATCACAAATTGAAAGCCGATCGCGCGCGATGCCTGTCGCTGTACGCAAAGCACCTGCGCCAACACCCGACTGTTATTAGCGCGCTGGCAAAGGAGGTGTCAGGGAAAACCGTCGCCATTCTGTGTTATGAGAGGAACAACGTCGATTGCCATCGCAGCATCCTGCTCGGCCAATTGGCTAAGCAGGTTCGCAACATCAACGTAATCGAGGTGGAATAA
- a CDS encoding GNAT family N-acetyltransferase, whose translation MITIRPITVDDSAAFLALCLQLDAETQFMMLEPGERTTTAEEQRVRVSELLARPNQTILVADSSDGLAGYIEGMGGDYRRNRHCAYVVIGVRQSFAGQGLGTRLSAALEQWARAHALHRLELTVMTHNERGIALYRKVGFEVEGVKRHSLLVGGTYVDEYAMGKLLSQ comes from the coding sequence ATGATCACCATCCGCCCCATCACCGTTGACGATTCCGCTGCGTTCCTAGCCCTGTGCCTCCAACTGGACGCCGAAACGCAGTTCATGATGCTCGAACCTGGCGAGCGGACCACGACCGCCGAGGAACAGCGCGTGCGCGTCTCGGAACTGCTGGCGCGGCCCAATCAGACGATTCTGGTCGCCGACAGCAGTGACGGTCTCGCCGGCTACATCGAGGGCATGGGCGGCGACTACCGGCGCAACCGACACTGCGCCTATGTCGTCATCGGCGTCCGGCAGTCGTTCGCCGGGCAGGGGCTCGGCACGCGGCTGTCTGCCGCGCTGGAGCAGTGGGCGCGCGCGCACGCGCTGCACCGTCTGGAGCTCACCGTGATGACGCACAACGAACGGGGGATCGCGCTCTACCGGAAGGTCGGTTTTGAAGTCGAAGGGGTGAAGCGGCACTCGCTGCTCGTCGGCGGCACATATGTTGACGAGTACGCTATGGGCAAGCTGCTGTCACAATGA
- a CDS encoding VWA domain-containing protein: MSNTQLALTEFADNPEPRCAVVLLLDTSGSMEGDAIAELNEGLRAFEQALKSDRLASLRVEVAVVAFGGSARALDVRSGSESPVFDANAAFVTVDRFDAPTLRAHGGTPMGEAVRQGITLLRQRKEVYKQNGIDYFRPWMFLISDGEPTDEWLSAAAQVQQEEARKGLSFYAVAVRKANVQTLGRFSTLRPPLSLKGLAFSELFEWLSRSLSVVSQSKPGEQVPLPAVDGWATFESGH, translated from the coding sequence ATGTCCAACACGCAACTGGCCCTGACCGAGTTTGCCGATAATCCCGAGCCGCGCTGTGCGGTCGTGCTGCTGCTCGACACGTCCGGCTCGATGGAGGGTGACGCGATCGCAGAGTTAAACGAGGGGCTGCGCGCCTTCGAGCAGGCGCTCAAGTCCGACCGGCTGGCGTCCCTGCGCGTCGAGGTGGCGGTCGTCGCCTTTGGCGGCTCAGCGCGCGCGCTCGATGTGCGCAGCGGCAGTGAATCGCCCGTCTTCGACGCCAACGCCGCCTTCGTCACCGTGGACCGCTTCGACGCGCCGACGCTGCGCGCGCACGGCGGCACGCCGATGGGCGAGGCGGTGCGGCAGGGCATCACGCTGCTGCGCCAACGCAAAGAGGTCTACAAGCAGAACGGCATCGACTACTTTCGCCCCTGGATGTTCCTGATCAGCGACGGCGAGCCGACCGACGAATGGCTGTCGGCGGCGGCGCAGGTGCAGCAGGAGGAGGCGCGTAAGGGCCTGTCGTTCTACGCGGTTGCCGTGCGCAAGGCCAACGTGCAGACGCTCGGCCGCTTCTCGACCCTGCGGCCCCCGCTGTCGCTCAAGGGCCTGGCGTTCAGCGAACTGTTCGAGTGGCTCTCGCGCAGTCTGTCCGTCGTGTCGCAGTCCAAGCCGGGCGAGCAGGTGCCGCTACCCGCCGTCGACGGCTGGGCCACCTTCGAATCCGGCCATTGA